Proteins encoded in a region of the Coffea eugenioides isolate CCC68of chromosome 4, Ceug_1.0, whole genome shotgun sequence genome:
- the LOC113768095 gene encoding cytochrome P450 71A1-like, giving the protein MDLLEWQRESFLCIIFATISMVLVLKLLLKKKESRNDKPPPCPPKLPIIGNLHLLGNMPHESLHILAKKHGPIMFLQLGQVPTIVISSARLAKEALKTFDLALSNRPRIFSAKHLFYNCTDMAFSPYGAYWRNIRKICILEVLSAKRVQSFGFARQEEVANLVHRVAESYPSPTNLSHMLGLYANNLLCRIAFGKDFSRGGDHVRHNFQKLLEEFQMLLGGFSIGDFFPSMEFLHKFTGMESRLKDTFRRFDQFFDEILEEHRNPENRKDHKDLVDVLLEIQKHGDPETPLTTDNIKAIILDMFAAGTDTNFITLDWTMTELIMNPQVLRKAQAEVRSIVGERRSVSETDLSHLHYMRAVVKETFRLHPPAPVLLPRESMEEVTIDGYPIPSKTRFFINAWAMGRDPETWENPDIFEPERFMNSPIDFKGQDFELIPFGAGRRMCPAVTFSTATFELALAQLLHSFDWELPPGVKAKDLDLTEAFGITMHKISPLMVLAKPNFSEGLNGK; this is encoded by the exons ATGGATCTCCTTGAATGGCAGAGGGAAAGCTTTCTATGCATCATATTTGCAACAATATCAATGGTTCTGGTGCTAAAGTTGCTgttgaagaagaaggaaagCAGAAATGACAAACCCCCACCATGTCCCCCAAAACTTCCCATCATTGGTAACCTGCATCTGCTTGGTAACATGCCTCATGAATCTCTTCACATCCTTGCCAAGAAGCATGGTCCTATCATGTTCTTGCAGCTTGGGCAGGTGCCAACAATAGTGATTTCTTCAGCTAGATTGGCGAAGGAAGCACTGAAAACATTTGATCTAGCCCTGTCAAATAGGCCTCGAATATTTTCAGCCAAACACCTTTTCTACAACTGCACTGATATGGCTTTCTCTCCATACGGTGCCTACTGGCGAAATATACGCAAAATATGTATCCTTGAGGTACTAAGTGCAAAAAGAGTTCAGTCATTTGGCTTCGCAAGGCAAGAAGAAGTTGCTAATCTAGTTCATCGTGTAGCAGAATCGTACCCCAGTCCCACCAATTTAAGCCATATGCTTGGATTATATGCAAACAATCTCCTCTGTCGCATTGCATTTGGTAAAGATTTCTCACGCGGAGGAGACCATGTTCGGCATAATTTTCAAAAGCTGCTTGAAGAGTTTCAAATGTTGCTGGGAGGATTCAGCATTGGAGACTTCTTCCCATCCATGGAATTTCTACACAAATTTACCGGGATGGAATCAAGACTAAAAGACACTTTCAGACGCTTTGACCAGTTTTTTGATGAGATTTTGGAGGAACATCGAAATCCGGAGAACAGGAAAGACCACAAGGACCTGGTGGATGTGTTACTTGAAATACAAAAACATGGGGATCCTGAAACTCCTCTCACCACTGACAATATCAAAGCAATAATTTTG GACATGTTTGCAGCAGGTACTGATACAAACTTCATCACCTTGGATTGGACAATGACAGAGCTCATAATGAACCCCCAGGTGCTACGAAAAGCACAGGCCGAGGTCAGAAGTATTGTTGGAGAAAGAAGATCAGTTTCAGAGACTGACCTGTCTCACTTGCACTACATGAGAGCTGTTGTGAAGGAAACTTTTAGGCTACATCCCCCAGCTCCAGTATTACTCCCTAGAGAATCCATGGAGGAAGTGACAATTGATGGCTATCCCATTCCTTCCAAAACAAGGTTCTTCATCAATGCTTGGGCAATGGGAAGAGACCCTGAAACATGGGAAAATCCAGACATATTTGAACCAGAGAGGTTCATGAATAGTCCTATTGATTTCAAGGGCCAAGATTTTGAGCTCATACCATTTGGTGCCGGTAGACGAATGTGTCCTGCTGTTACATTTAGTACAGCAACATTTGAGCTTGCTTTAGCTCAACTTCTGCATAGCTTTGATTGGGAGCTTCCTCCAGGAGTTAAAGCAAAAGATTTGGACCTGACTGAAGCTTTTGGCATCACCATGCACAAAATATCTCCTCTCATGGTGCTTGCAAAACCAAACTTTTCTGAAGGTCTCAATGGAAAATAG
- the LOC113769018 gene encoding berberine bridge enzyme-like 21 → MSEIPESEAPFPHRSGILFMIEYSVNWHEEDPAFAKKYIEQTRELHSLLTPFVPKSPRQAFLNYRYLDIDTTGQTMSYNEGRVYGIKYFKDNFYRLVKVKAMVDPENFFRNELSIGLCLSGHSNGGFVPAQSYSILNSDVATLATPLLHFATPFSIAYFNYELVLSPKYARNSIIFGKRGNPLNEEALAVRLALLMAKEADCRRVEIQSNCKALIHKIHAQETQLVNDVKWDSTSDLVYDNFAHCLAGKGIPDDQISSILYSPINASYTSVLQAYIRNRRFNTSTTPKPLVIVTALEEYHVQAAVLCTKRTGLELKIRSGGHDFEGISYVSSVPFVILDMFHLSSIHVDIENEISWVQAGATLGELYYRIWEKSKVHAFPAGVCRSVGVGGHISGGGYGPMLRKYGLTVDNVVDARIVDVKGRILDREAMGEDLFWAIRGGGGASFCVVLAYKIKLVRVPEIVTFFRIVRTMEENVTDLVYSWQQVANTIDNELFIRVLVQPVTEQINGQNQTTIGATFIALFLGDANRLLSVMNGRFSELGLKKQDCLEMSWGESLLRWEGYASGTPMEAILDKTYANFAKRKSDYVQNPIPRHGLASIFKKLIELNKTVLEFNPYGGRMSEIPESQTPFPHRSEIIFKIEYLVIWQEEGPRFAKKYIEQTRALYSLMTPFVSKNPRQAFLNYRDLDIGTTDNGKNSYNEGRVYGLKYFKNNFYRLVKVKTMIDPENFFRNEQSIPTRPLRPF, encoded by the exons ATGAGTGAAATTCCAGAAAGTGAAGCGCCTTTCCCTCATCGATCTGGGATCCTGTTCATGATTGAATATTCAGTGAACTGGCATGAAGAAGATCCTGCATTTGCCAAGAAGTACATAGAGCAGACAAGGGAACTACACAGTTTATTGACACCTTTTGTTCCAAAAAGTCCTAGGCAGGCTTTTCTGAATTATAGGTACCTTGATATTGATACCACAGGACAGACAATGAGTTACAATGAAGGAAGAGTTTATGGGATCAAATATTTCAAGGATAACTTTTACAGATTGGTGAAAGTCAAGGCCATGGTAGATCCTGAAAATTTCTTCAGGAATGAGCTGAGTATCGGACTCTGCCTCTCAGGCCACTCTAATGGGG GTTTTGTTCCAGCACAATCATACAGTATATTGAATTCGGATGTTGCTACATTAGCTACTCCTCTTCTCCATTTTGCAACACCTTTTTCAATAG CATATTTTAATTATGAACTTGTGCTCAGCCCCAAGTATGCTCGGAATTCCATTATCTTT GGAAAACGAGGGAATCCATTAAATGAGGAGGCACTTGCAGTCAGATTAGCTCTCCTAATGGCCAAGGAAGCTGACTGCAGGAGAGTGGAAATACAATCTAACTGTAAAGCACTCATTCATAAGATCCATGCTCAGGAGACTCAG TTAGTTAATGATGTCAAATGGGATTCTA CCTCAGACCTCGTCTATGACAACTTTGCCCATTGCCTTGCAGGAAAAGGGATCCCAGATGACCAAATCTCAAGCATTCTTTATAGCCCCATTAACGCTTCCTACACTTCAGTTTTACAAGCTTATATAAGAAACAGGAGATTCAACACTTCCACAACCCCAAAACCGCTTGTCATAGTCACAGCTTTAGAAGAATACCACGTCCAAGCAGCTGTTCTATGTACAAAAAGAACTGGGCTGGAACTGAAAATCAGAAGTGGCGGTCATGATTTTGAAGGAATCTCATACGTTTCCAGTGTTCCATTCGTCATTCTTGACATGTTCCACCTTAGTAGCATTCATGTTGatattgaaaatgaaatttcttGGGTACAAGCTGGCGCCACACTTGGGGAGCTCTACTACAGGATTTGGGAAAAGAGCAAAGTACATGCATTCCCTGCCGGTGTATGCCGATCAGTAGGCGTAGGCGGCCACATAAGTGGGGGAGGTTATGGCCCTATGCTACGCAAATACGGCCTAACTGTAGACAATGTTGTTGATGCACGAATCGTCGATGTTAAAGGCAGGATTTTGGATAGGGAAGCAATGGGGGAAGATCTTTTCTGGGCTATTAGGGGTGGTGGTGGTGCGAGTTTTTGCGTTGTTTTGgcgtacaaaatcaagttagtCAGGGTACCAGAAATTGTAACATTTTTCAGGATTGTTAGGACCATGGAAGAAAATGTAACAGATCTTGTTTATAGCTGGCAACAGGTAGCCAACACGATTGACAATGAGCTCTTCATCAGAGTTCTGGTCCAACCAGTTACTGAACAAATCAATGGGCAGAATCAGACTACAATTGGAGCAACATTTATAGCATTATTCCTTGGAGATGCCAATAGACTCTTATCTGTTATGAATGGAAGATTTTCTGAATTGGGATTGAAGAAACAGGACTGTTTGGAAATGAGTTGGGGTGAATCACTCCTCCGGTGGGAAGGTTACGCGAGTGGTACACCCATGGAAGCTATCCTtgacaagacttatgccaactTCGCGAAGAGGAAATCAGATTATGTGCAGAATCCAATTCCAAGGCATGGGCTGGCCTCCATATTCAAGAAATTGATTGAGCTAAATAAAACAGTACTGGAATTCAATCCTTATGGCGGAAGAATGAGTGAAATTCCAGAAAGCCAAACGCCTTTCCCTCATCGTTCTGAGATCATTTTCAAGATCGAGTATTTAGTGATTTGGCAGGAAGAAGGTCCTAGATTTGCCAAGAAGTACATAGAGCAGACACGGGCGCTGTACAGTTTGATGACTccttttgtttcaaaaaatccTAGGCAGGCTTTTCTGAATTACAGGGACCTTGATATTGGAACCACAGACAACGGGAAGAACAGTTACAACGAAGGAAGAGTTTATGggctcaaatatttcaaaaataatttttacagATTGGTGAAAGTCAAGACCATGATAGATCCTGAAAATTTCTTCAGGAACGAGCAGAGTATACCAACTCGGCCCCTCCGGCCATTTTAG
- the LOC113769019 gene encoding protein SLOW GREEN 1, chloroplastic-like, which produces MTNENHNFGTVLGLAMVMHKNHEGPAVFEMLDRALELARSEKKVNEERNIRILTAQMHVVKGELEEALEKFQALINENPRDFRPYLCQGIVYSLLDKEKEALEQFEIYQSLVPEEFPQKKFLDDVILSARTESKQQLEKELQS; this is translated from the exons ATGACGAACGAAAATCATAACTTTGGCACGGTTTTG GGTTTAGCAATGGTGATGCACAAGAATCATGAAGGACCAGCTGTTTTTGAGATGCTGGACAGGGCTCTGGAATTGGCTCGTTCCGAGAAAAAAGTCAATGAGGAGAGGAACATAAGAATACTAACTGCACAGATGCATGTAGTAAAG GGGGAATTAGAGGAGGCCTTGGAAAAGTTTCAAGCTCTTATTAATGAGAACCCAAGGGATTTTCGCCCTTATCTTTGCCAA GGTATAGTTTACAGCCTGCTTGACAAAGAGAAGGAAGCTCTAGAACAGTTTGAGATATATCAAAGTCTTGTACCTGAAGAATTTCCACAGAAAAAGTTCCTTGATGATGTTATTTTGTCAGCCAGAACAGAATCAAAGCAACAGCTTGAGAAGGAGTTGCAAAGCTGA
- the LOC113768583 gene encoding violaxanthin de-epoxidase, chloroplastic-like: protein NHRDSQSSSGAICNGHSQPPANFHRIPDSVHPAPAIPLQFSWERAGIISFSPAPLNTSTTDNFKDTSTEDEEDEETVKTTEPSATPVRIVLVGENSVSPLKSSPWLDVMLHTAKRLKWVDEAYDMLVFSDGLLKSTDKTMENLHQGLRNADILLIVAVTNQESVEWVQANSVHVPSILCFESSPMLRYKLGGSILETKSNGYIFSKLTAISQSKRKTESTKIVQTVSEAWDRHNPDDIRFCLLVVINAYIRPVPILKNLRAKGFSTLNCVVKNCGPQILNCLLDPNCRKALQCLNKCSPVDQVCNYRCIASYESPCLEEFSLCMLQKNNCLELDAKIPEKPSVSPMIKFRGDNLSHETAEDLFVAWLGKLDWSWRVIAGQNPAYDQFPCQYQLFYRGKARGSFWFEPIFQVRTLEGDLVWRRRKYRVRRGKVPATFHFSVLDNGVVSNEFWTIVDVSDDFSWGLFHYHGAARVAGQSYTGAVLVSPDGMYPDETQRQRLFSALDRCDIKEWELFNVDNLSCPNPPLGLPEGSRLHSKIEPEDMKA, encoded by the exons AACCACCGTGATTCTCAATCTTCATCTGGCGCCATTTGCAACGGTCATTCTCAACCGCCGGCCAACTTTCACCGGATTCCAGACTCCGTTCATCCAGCTCCGGCTATCCCCCTTCAGTTCAGCTGGGAAAGAGCAGGCATCATCTCATTCTCCCCTGCTCCTCTAAACACTAGCACTACTGATAATTTCAAAGATACTTCTActgaagatgaagaagatgaagaaactGTGAAAACAACGGAGCCAAGTGCTACTCCGGTGAGAATAGTACTGGTCGGAGAAAACAGCGTCAGCCCTCTCAAGTCCTCGCCTTGGTTGGACGTCATGCTTCATACT GCCAAAAGATTAAAATGGGTTGATGAAGCGTATGATATGCTGGTATTTAGTGACGGACTCCTCAAATCAACTGATAAAACCATGGAAAATCTTCATCAGGGATTGAGGAATGCAGATATTTTACTGATTGTTGCTGTCACTAATCAAGAATCTGTTGAATGGGTTCAAGCAAATAGTGTACACGTCCCAAGCATCTTATGCTTTGAGTCCTCTCCAATGTTGAGGTACAAACTTGGAGGATCAATTCTAGAAACAAAATCCAATGGCTATATATTCAGTAAATTGACAGCAATTTCCcaatcaaaaagaaaaactgaatcAACCAAAATAGTCCAAACTGTATCTGAGGCTTGGGACAGGCATAATCCAGATGATATCAGGTTCTGTTTGTTAGTTGTAATTAATGCTTACATAAGACCAGTCCCAATATTGAAGAATCTAAGAGCAAAAGGTTTCTCCACCTTAAACTGCGTGGTAAAAAATTGTGGCCCTCAGATACTAAACTGTTTATTGGATCCCAACTgcagaaaagctctccaatgcTTGAATAAGTGCAGTCCTGTGGACCAGGTATGCAACTATAGATGTATTGCTTCATATGAGAGTCCATGTCTAGAAGAATTTTCTCTCTGCATGTTGCAGAAGAATAACTGTTTGGAATTGGATGCCAAGATCCCTGAAAAACCTTCTGTGTCTCCAATGATAAAGTTCCGAGGGGACAATCTATCTCATGAAACAGCTGAGGATCTTTTTGTGGCTTGGTTGGGGAAATTGGACTGGAGTTGGCGAGTCATAGCAGGACAGAACCCAGCCTATGATCAGTTTCCATGCCAGTACCAACTGTTTTATAGAGGAAAGGCTAGAGGATCATTCTGGTTTGAGCCAATATTTCAAGTAAGGACACTTGAGGGGGATTTGGTCTGGAGAAGGCGAAAATACCGAGTTAGAAGAGGAAAAGTTCCAGCAACATTTCACTTCAGTGTCTTGGACAATGGAGTGGTTTCAAATGAGTTCTGGACAATCGTGGACGTCTCTGATGATTTTAGCTGGGGTTTATTCCATTACCATGGAGCTGCTCGAGTTGCAGGACAATCATATACTGGTGCCGTCCTTGTTAGCCCGGATGGCATGTATCCAGATGAGACACAGAGACAAAGGCTGTTTTCAGCATTAGATAGATGTGATATCAAAGAATGGGAGCTCTTCAATGTGGATAATTTGTCATGCCCAAATCCTCCTTTAGGCCTTCCAGAGGGTTCAAGACTGCACAGTAAGATTGAACCTGAAGACATGAAAGCATAA